Proteins from a genomic interval of Pogoniulus pusillus isolate bPogPus1 chromosome 42, bPogPus1.pri, whole genome shotgun sequence:
- the BMP10 gene encoding bone morphogenetic protein 10 codes for MDPVVLLPLWAVFSLLGHFVACSPILSLEHSSLEEDVPLFDEILSEQDGVDFNTLLQNMKNDFLKTLNLSDIPLHESARVDPPEYMLELYNRFATDRTSMPSANIVRSFKNEDLASHPVGVTGIRKYPLLFNVSIPHHEEIIMAELRLYTLVEQDQKLYDGLDRKVTIFEVLEDDHMGAGEERRIMALASRHIYGTSSEWQTFEVSEAIRRWRRAGLTTHRLEVHIESRGGEEQHGEGKLDIDLHSEAKHEPLLIVFSDDQSNDKKEEKQELNEMIDHEQLLDLENLEVGNFHGQPGEEALLQMRSNIIYDSSARIRRNAKGNYCKKTPLYIDFKEIGWDSWIIAPAGYEAYECHGVCAYPLTEHVTPTKHAIVQTLVHLKNPQKASKACCVPTKLDPISILYLDAGVVTYKFKYEGMVVSECGCR; via the exons ATGGATCCTGTAGTCCTCCTCCCGCTGTGGGCTGTCTTCTCCCTCTTGGGTCACTTTGTGGCTTGCAGCCCCATCCTCAGCTTGGAGCACTCTTCCTTGGAGGAGGACGTGCCCCTCTTCGATGAGATCCTCTCTGAGCAGGATGGTGTCGATTTCAACACTCTGCTCCAGAACATGAAGAACGATTTTTTGAAGACCTTGAACCTCTCTGACATTCCCCTGCACGAGTCGGCCAGGGTGGACCCCCCAGAGTACATGCTGGAGCTCTACAACAGGTTTGCCACGGACAGGACTTCGATGCCGTCCGCCAATATCGTCAGGAGCTTCAAAAATGAAG ACTTGGCTTCCCACCCCGTGGGTGTCACAGGAATTCGGAAGTATCCTCTTCTCTTCAACGTTTCCATCCCTCACCACGAGGAAATCAtcatggcagagctcaggctcTACACCTTGGTGGAGCAGGACCAGAAGCTCTACGATGGGCTGGACCGGAAGGTCACCatttttgaggtgctggaagatgaccATAtgggggcaggagaggagagaagaataATGGCACTGGCGTCCAGGCACATCTACGGCACCAGCAGCGAGTGGCAGACCTTTGAGGTGAGCGAAGCCATCAGGCGCTGGCGGAGGGCAGGGCTGACCACGCACCGGCTGGAGGTGCACATcgagagcaggggaggggaggagcagCACGGAGAGGGCAAACTCGACATCGACCTCCACTCGGAGGCCAAGCACGAGCCCCTGCTGATCGTCTTCTCCGACGACCAGAGCAACgacaagaaggaggagaagcaggagctgAACGAGATGATAGACCACGAGCAGCTGCTGGACTTGGAGAACCTGGAGGTGGGGAACTTCCACGGGCAGCCTGGCGAGGAGGCTCTGCTCCAGATGCGCTCCAACATCATCTACGACTCCAGCGCCCGCATCCGCAGGAACGCCAAAGGCAACTACTGCAAGAAGACTCCGCTCTACATCGACTTCAAGGAGATCGGGTGGGACTCCTGGATCATCGCCCCCGCGGGCTACGAAGCCTACGAGTGCCACGGGGTCTGCGCCTACCCCCTGACGGAGCACGTCACGCCCACCAAGCACGCCATCGTCCAGACTTTGGTTCACCTGAAGAACCCCCAGAAAGCCTCCAAGGCCTGCTGCGTGCCCACCAAACTCGATCCCATCTCCATCCTCTACCTAGATGCAGGAGTGGTCACCTACAAGTTCAAATACGAGGGCATGGTGGTGTCAGAGTGCGGCTGCAGATAG
- the ARHGAP25 gene encoding rho GTPase-activating protein 25, which translates to MSAEAAGARAASPGPPERALKLGWLKKQRSIVKNWQQRYFVLRGQQLYYYKDEDEVKPQGCLSLQGSTIKEVVSSPEEGGKFIFEIIPGASGEHSWAGQDSCVLMANTQAEMEEWVKSIRRALGSSSGAVFGQHLAETMAQEQKFGQQQVVPILVQKCAEFILEHGLGEEGIFRLPGQDTLVKQLRDAFDAGQRPSFDRDTDVHTVASLLKLYLRELPEPVVPWLQYEEFLLCGQALDADESKGHQELLKQLSLLPRDNYNLLSYICRFLHEIQLNSSVNKMSVDNLATVIGVNLIRPQIEDPAIIMRGTPRIQKVMTVMISDHAELFPPSKDVPLSPPAPQHDKRAPVPRSSVGWGAAEDPAVPRAESSIQRQTRGDPSSRSVPGPAVSSNAPGEENRSKDTLGLWKMQPRKRTQTLPNRRTLLAAAPAGEQGSSAKSDSWKSCPGSSVHSVVPEGHKRTLSHDLFKLLDLHRTSSHDSSPQAESAEGSSSSPSPSSFDKEFLPCPSPTHQPKEMPSPTSSPTDQESKEFLQSIIKKLEKEMEAQKNDYEEQMKSLEKENYEVWAKVVKLNQELEKEKKKSEELELRLLDLERSREDMERTNKRLEEEVQKLSKPMSKADAKSN; encoded by the exons GGCTGCCTGTCTCTCCAGGGAAGCACCATCAAGGAGGTGgtcagcagccctgaggaaggagggaaattCATCTTCGAGATCATCCCAG GAGCCTCTGgggagcacagctgggcagggcaggacagcTGCGTGCTGATGGCGAACACCCAGGCGGAGATGGAGGAATGGGTTAAATCCATCCGGAGAGCGCTGGGCTCCTCCTCGGGAG CGGTGTTCGGGCAGCACTTGGCAGAGACcatggcacaggagcagaagtttgggcagcagcaggtggtGCCCATCCTGGTGCAGAAGTGTGCTGAGTTCATCCTGGAGcatgggctgggggaggagggcatCTTCCGCCTGCCCGGGCAGGACACCCTggtgaagcagctgagggacgcCTTCGACGCCGGCCAAAGGCCTTCCTTTGACAG ggacacagaCGTGCACACTGTGGCCTCTCTGCTCAAGCTCTACCTGCGGGAGCTGCCCGAGCCCGTGGTGCCCTGGCTGCAGTATGAGGAGTTCCTGCTGTGCGGGCAGGCGCTGGATGCAGACGAGAGCAAG GGCCATCAGGAGCTCCTCAAGCaactctctctccttcccagaGACAACTACAACCTCCTCAGCTACATCTGCAG GTTTCTACATGAAATACAGTTGAACTCCAGTGTCAACAAGATGAGTGTGGATAACCTGGCAACAGTGATTGGAGTGAACCTCATCAGACCCCAGATAGAGGATCCTGCAATTATCATGAGAG gcACGCCACGGATCCAGAAAGTGATGACTGTGATGATAAGTGACCATGCAGAGCTCTTTCCCCCATCCAAAGATGTGCCACTCTCCCCACCTGCCCCCCAGCATGACAAGAGAGCTCCTGTGCCACGCAGCTCCGTGGGCTGGGGCGCGGCAGAGGACCCTGcggtgcccagggcagagagCTCCATCCAGAGGCAAACg AGAGGTGACCCAAGCTCCAGAAGTGTCCCAGGACCAGCTGTGAGCTCAAAtgcacctggagaagagaacaggTCCAAAGACACCCTGGGACTGTggaaaatgcagcccaggaaaAGAACTCAGACTTTGCCTAACAGGAGaactctcctggcagctgctcctgcaggggagcagggcagcagtgccaagAGTGACAGCTGGAAAAGCTGTCCCGGGAGCAGTGTGCACTCTGTGGTGCCTGAGGGGCACAAGAGAACTTTGTCTCATGATCTTTTCAAGCTGCTGGACCTTCACAGGACTTCAAGCCACGACAGTAGCCCCCAGGCAGAGAgcgcagagggcagcagctccagccccagcccttccAGCTTTGACAAGGAATttctcccctgccccagccccacacatcAGCCAAAGGAAATGCCCAgtcccaccagcagccccactgACCAGGAGAGCAAAGAGTTCCTGCAAAGCATCATCAAGAAGCTGGAAAAAGAAATGGAGGCACAGAAAAATGACTACGAGGAGCAAATGAAAAG TCTCGAGAAGGAGAACTATGAAGTTTGGGCCAAAGTGGTGAAACTGAATCAGGAgctagagaaggagaagaagaagtctgaggagctggagctgaggtTACTGGACCTGGAGCGCTCACGGGAGGACATGGAGAGGACAAACAAGAGGCTTGAGGAGGAGGTTCAAAAACTCTCTAAACCCATGAGCAAAGCTGATGCCAAAAGCAACTAG